The Phormidium sp. PBR-2020 DNA segment TCCCCGAAATTTGCTACGCTTATTTCACCGTCAAATCGAGAAAGAACGACAATTTCCCCTCTCCCAAACCTCTCTTCAATGCACCCTCCGCGAACGTCGAGACCAACTTCTACGCAGCATTACCTGTGAAGAAAAAGACCTCCTGAAATTCGTTATAAAACACAAAAAAATCAGTGGTGATGCTGACTATCAATCCTTAATTCGCAGCCTTCTAATTTTTGAATATCGTGACAATAAAGGGTCATGGTTTGACGTAAACCCGCTGTTAAAAGCCTCAATCTTTAAATAAAAAAGCCCAAAAATATAACAGCGTTTACCTCCCTAAACACCTATCCCTTCCTTTTAAAAACTCACCCCTAAAAAAATAACGACAATGATGGGTTTTGTTTCTCCAACTGACACTCCTGCCCCCGAAATTCAAGACAATCAACTCGCTGAACTGCGGTTTTGTCTTGAAGCCGCCGAGGGACAGTTCAAACTGATGTTTGTCCGTTGTAACTACCAAACCCTGCGTTCCCAACTACTTCAGCATCTCCAACAGAGCACATCCCTGAAAATCCAGGATATCCAAATCCAGCCCAACGCCTGTAGCCTCTTTCACGCCCTCTATCCCTATCGCACCCCCCATCATCCTGATGTACTGTCCCTCAGTGGACTAGAAGCCGTCAACGACCCCGATCGCCTGCTGCACTCAGCCAACCCCGTCCGCGAGGAATTTCGTAAATACTTTCCCTGTCCCTTGCTGCTGTGGGTAAACGATCGCCTCCTCAAACAACTAATCCGGCTCGTTCCCGACTTTGAAAGTTGGGGAACCACCTATCACTTCAGCCTCTCCGCCGAACAACTGCGTCAAGAACTGCGTCAGCAGAGCGATCGCCTCGAACAGCGACTCCTCCAAGGAGACAGCATCCAATGGCATCCCAACGCCACCCTCACCCCTGGGCTGAGCGCAGCCGAAGCCCAAGATCGCGATCGCGAAGAACTCCGCAGCGCCCTAGAAGCCCTACAACAGCAACATCAACGCCTCACCCCCGAACTCGCCGCCCAAGTCCAAGTCCTGGTCGGGCGCAACGCCTACGAACGGCCCCGCATTCCCCTCGACACCGCCCGCCGCCACTTCCTCAACGCCCTCCACTATTGGCAAACCCAACCCAAAACCCCCAAAACCCTACAAAAACAAGCCCTTCTCCATCTCCATCTGGGTCTCGTGGCCCTGCGCGATCATGACAGCCGCCGCCTCGATCACCATAGTCATCCCGACGCAGAAACCGCCCTTGACACCGCCCGTCAACATCTACAAACCTGCGCCGACCTCTTCGAGGAGAACCATCAAGCCGAAGCCGTCGCCAAAGTTCTGCCCCTGTTAGGGGAAACCCTACACCGTCTCGGAGATTGGGCCAATCTCAGCCAACTAGCCCACCGCGCCATCAGCCTCCATAAAACCTATGGCGACCCCCTCCACCTAGCACTCGATTATGGCTTTCTCGCCAAAATTGCCTGTTTAGAAGAACGCTGGTATCGGGCCCAAACCTGGGCTGATCGCGCCCTACAACAACTGGCCCAACTGGACATTCAATGTCCCTTCCCCCCACCCTTCCAACACCTAATCACCCAAGAAATTCGGCTGCTGCTCGTCAGCGCCCAACAGCATCTCCAGCGTCCCCACAGCGCCCAGGAAAACCTACAAATGGCCCTGGCAGACCTCCCTCGGGCCCTGCAAGACTCCGCCCACCAAATTGACCCCCACTGCTATCTCCGACTCCTCGATCGCCTACGCAGTGGCTACACCCTGCATCAACAGCACCTCGCCGCCTTTGAAATCAAACAGCGGCAACGCTCGATTGAACAACAATATGGCTTCCGGGCCTTTATCGGTGCCGGTCAACTGAAGCCACAACGGCAACATTTCCCCTATACTCTCACCGCCGCCGCCCCCACCGCCGCCAAGCCCGGCGACGTAGCCCCGGAAATCCTGGCCTCACCCCGCCAACAGGATATTGAGACCATTCGGGAACGGCTGGCCCGTCCTGAATTTAAACTGATTACCCTCTACGGTCCCTCTGGCGTTGGCAAAACCTCCCTGATTGACGCGGGACTGGTTCCGGCCCTGCAACGAGCGAGTATCGGTGTGCGCACCGCCTTGCCGATTGTCCTGCGGGTTTACGATGATTGGAGCGATCGCCTCGGACAA contains these protein-coding regions:
- a CDS encoding AAA family ATPase, encoding MMGFVSPTDTPAPEIQDNQLAELRFCLEAAEGQFKLMFVRCNYQTLRSQLLQHLQQSTSLKIQDIQIQPNACSLFHALYPYRTPHHPDVLSLSGLEAVNDPDRLLHSANPVREEFRKYFPCPLLLWVNDRLLKQLIRLVPDFESWGTTYHFSLSAEQLRQELRQQSDRLEQRLLQGDSIQWHPNATLTPGLSAAEAQDRDREELRSALEALQQQHQRLTPELAAQVQVLVGRNAYERPRIPLDTARRHFLNALHYWQTQPKTPKTLQKQALLHLHLGLVALRDHDSRRLDHHSHPDAETALDTARQHLQTCADLFEENHQAEAVAKVLPLLGETLHRLGDWANLSQLAHRAISLHKTYGDPLHLALDYGFLAKIACLEERWYRAQTWADRALQQLAQLDIQCPFPPPFQHLITQEIRLLLVSAQQHLQRPHSAQENLQMALADLPRALQDSAHQIDPHCYLRLLDRLRSGYTLHQQHLAAFEIKQRQRSIEQQYGFRAFIGAGQLKPQRQHFPYTLTAAAPTAAKPGDVAPEILASPRQQDIETIRERLARPEFKLITLYGPSGVGKTSLIDAGLVPALQRASIGVRTALPIVLRVYDDWSDRLGQHLAQSLDIDAANPPAHSQQHLLAALERASQRNQFMVLIFDQFEEFFFANTKIEQRQPFYDFLRACFDISYVKVLLSLREDYMHCLLECDRHLNLSDLDHNLLDQRHLYYLRSFSPDDTRHLIRHLSETRPHLDLEPALIDAIVEDLAQESGDVRPIELQLIGAQLQHHHITHLDEYRQLGKNPKQQLVEDFLEDVIQDCGPENEAAARHLLYRLTNKQGHRPIKAYSELAQNAGQTPQSLDLILEICVKSGLVSLLPEAPEPRFQLVHDYLVSFIRLSRERADVQAKVDLQETNLRLHEEKAILQQLTEAQERQRQTDARMKRLWIFGAIFSLLGAGVLAVVANLAIRAQKTAAIAEIKARNAAARAYLPLTPPDSFSALLESLRAGERFKELNPSEPELLREIVPQLQQSLEVTFEQNRIDRPNKGILDLSFSPDGSFLATGGFRK